One genomic segment of Fervidobacterium pennivorans includes these proteins:
- a CDS encoding FTR1 family iron permease: MLQTFFLSFREVFEAALLVGIILTYLKQSGRDTLIKYVLYGTFGGVIASLIVGLLSYLQMSTSEGAEREFFEALMKLIASVLITYVVVWIGRQNKNIAKNLKENVDRRSSSIGLFSLAFISVLREGIELVVFTLASIGKNSFETITGILIGLVLAVGLVFAMFKYAIKINIKRIFKFLGVVLIVLGAEMFGEGIVDLFEIAGEFYELLLIGIYFVSMIILFFDEDLKRIFSKA; encoded by the coding sequence TTGTTACAGACATTCTTCCTATCTTTTCGCGAGGTTTTTGAGGCTGCTCTTTTAGTTGGTATTATACTCACATATTTAAAACAATCTGGAAGGGACACTTTGATTAAGTATGTGCTTTACGGAACTTTTGGTGGGGTTATAGCAAGCTTGATAGTAGGTCTACTAAGTTATTTACAAATGAGTACGTCGGAAGGTGCGGAAAGAGAGTTTTTTGAAGCATTAATGAAACTCATTGCATCAGTCTTAATAACATATGTGGTTGTTTGGATTGGCAGGCAGAATAAAAACATAGCTAAGAATCTCAAGGAAAATGTCGATAGGCGTTCATCTTCAATTGGTTTGTTTTCATTAGCCTTCATATCAGTTTTGAGGGAAGGCATAGAGTTGGTTGTATTTACACTCGCAAGTATTGGGAAGAATTCGTTCGAAACTATAACTGGGATCTTAATTGGCTTGGTTTTGGCAGTTGGCTTGGTTTTTGCAATGTTCAAATATGCTATCAAGATAAACATTAAGAGGATTTTCAAGTTCTTGGGTGTAGTTCTAATAGTCCTGGGTGCAGAAATGTTCGGCGAGGGGATTGTGGATCTATTTGAAATAGCTGGTGAATTTTACGAATTGTTGCTCATTGGAATTTATTTTGTATCTATGATCATCCTATTCTTCGATGAAGATTTGAAACGCATTTTTTCAAAAGCGTAG
- a CDS encoding glycoside hydrolase family 130 protein, producing MELKLERHPLNPILSPVPEHLWENKFVFNCAVVFDGELFHMLYRAQGADMVSRIGYAVSLDGIKFNRLENPVFTPASKEELYGVEDPRITKIVDRYYMLYTAYSPKGPRVALASTKNFITWERYGIVIKDEINNKDAALFPERINGRYVMMHRFEPDIWLAFSDDLINWGDYVSIAGPRQGYWDNLKIGAGAPPIKTPYGWLLLYHGVEDAPRPIYRLGFMLLDLNDPTKILKRSEEPILEPTEEWEVFGGVPNVVFSDAMVEYKGKYYVYYGAADNYIALATIDVEKVLEWCRKI from the coding sequence GTGGAGTTAAAACTTGAACGACACCCACTTAACCCAATATTAAGTCCTGTTCCGGAACATCTGTGGGAGAACAAGTTCGTTTTCAATTGTGCAGTGGTTTTTGATGGAGAGTTGTTCCATATGCTTTATCGAGCGCAAGGTGCGGACATGGTCTCACGCATAGGATACGCTGTAAGTTTAGACGGTATCAAATTTAACCGATTAGAGAACCCCGTATTTACACCTGCATCAAAAGAAGAACTCTATGGGGTGGAAGACCCAAGAATTACGAAAATCGTCGATAGGTATTACATGCTTTATACAGCTTATTCACCAAAAGGTCCGAGGGTTGCACTTGCATCAACTAAAAATTTCATAACTTGGGAACGTTATGGAATTGTTATAAAAGACGAGATAAATAACAAAGATGCTGCCTTATTTCCTGAAAGGATAAACGGAAGATACGTCATGATGCATCGGTTTGAACCAGATATCTGGCTTGCATTTTCTGATGATCTGATTAACTGGGGAGATTACGTAAGCATAGCAGGTCCCAGACAAGGATACTGGGATAACCTGAAAATTGGTGCCGGCGCACCACCAATCAAAACACCATATGGATGGTTGTTGCTATACCACGGTGTTGAAGATGCACCAAGACCAATTTACAGATTAGGTTTCATGTTGCTTGACCTAAACGACCCGACAAAAATACTTAAGAGGAGCGAAGAACCAATTCTAGAACCCACGGAAGAATGGGAAGTTTTCGGTGGAGTTCCAAACGTAGTCTTCAGTGATGCTATGGTTGAATATAAGGGCAAGTATTACGTTTACTATGGAGCTGCTGATAATTATATAGCACTTGCAACAATTGATGTAGAGAAAGTTTTGGAATGGTGTAGGAAAATATAA
- a CDS encoding pyridoxamine 5'-phosphate oxidase family protein, which translates to MSESIEREKKYLVSEEKAQKLKAISKWKLGVVQWYLQDCSFFDFAKDKNIKNCRVRYMVDETGNEKWIVAFKSELMEGFKRIEEEYEIRLNESLWNTLIRIPVAAKVRYFISEKPAEIVLDEFVELEKPYNVSVKYLVEIETHEDFEIYEKEYELGKGLNYEEFDRYTNKNIAIVSSIPPRLIVEKIRQIMGVSRFKMMRRKDRELPIGKALEIIEKGEYGVLSTFDGEYPYGVPVNYAYKDGIIYIHCALDGKKLENISKHPKVSFSVTAKSKVLPEKLTTAYESAIAFGSAELVEGVEKRVAIYELVKKYSPQLAEKYKINVPVDGNGEEEECKNTKVIKIVLEHVTGKSRVE; encoded by the coding sequence ATGAGTGAAAGCATTGAACGCGAAAAAAAGTACCTTGTTAGTGAAGAAAAAGCCCAGAAACTTAAAGCAATTTCAAAATGGAAACTAGGAGTGGTCCAATGGTATCTACAGGACTGCTCCTTTTTTGATTTTGCTAAGGATAAGAATATCAAAAATTGCCGTGTCAGATACATGGTTGATGAAACAGGAAACGAAAAATGGATTGTTGCTTTTAAATCGGAGTTGATGGAAGGTTTCAAAAGAATTGAAGAAGAATACGAAATAAGACTTAACGAATCTCTATGGAATACTTTGATAAGAATTCCTGTCGCAGCAAAGGTAAGATATTTCATCAGCGAAAAACCTGCTGAAATCGTGCTCGACGAATTCGTTGAACTCGAAAAACCATACAATGTATCCGTCAAATACCTTGTCGAAATCGAAACACATGAAGATTTCGAAATATATGAAAAAGAATACGAACTTGGCAAGGGTCTTAACTACGAAGAATTTGATAGGTACACAAACAAAAATATAGCTATTGTAAGCTCCATCCCTCCAAGATTAATAGTTGAAAAAATCCGTCAAATAATGGGTGTTAGTAGATTTAAAATGATGCGCCGAAAAGACAGAGAACTTCCTATCGGAAAGGCACTAGAAATAATAGAAAAAGGCGAATATGGGGTGCTTTCAACATTCGATGGGGAATACCCATACGGAGTACCCGTTAATTATGCATATAAAGACGGAATAATATATATCCACTGCGCACTAGATGGCAAAAAACTTGAGAATATATCAAAACACCCGAAAGTCAGCTTCAGTGTAACTGCAAAATCAAAAGTATTGCCAGAAAAATTGACAACTGCATATGAAAGTGCAATCGCATTTGGCAGTGCCGAATTAGTAGAAGGTGTAGAAAAAAGAGTAGCGATTTATGAACTTGTCAAAAAGTATTCGCCTCAGCTTGCTGAAAAATACAAAATAAATGTTCCAGTCGATGGAAATGGAGAAGAGGAAGAGTGTAAAAACACAAAAGTTATAAAAATTGTCTTAGAACATGTTACAGGGAAATCACGTGTTGAGTAA
- a CDS encoding heavy metal translocating P-type ATPase: MEQKKSLKITGMTCANCARIVEKSLSKVDGVKFAAVNLATNTAFVVLEKDVPDEVLQKAVESVGYGVSDEPLEAIEKKRLKRIKKNTYISLTITIPLMVLMFLHMSGKHVPFFKEIELIFSAIVIFYAGRDTIRGATIALLHKHSNMDTLIFFGAVTAWLTNVTTYFGLSIHPFGTIGAMIVSLHLVGRYIESTLRDKASKQVKELLALQSKEARIITDKGELLVPIEAVKEGLLALVKPGERIPADGIIVEGHSSVDESMITGESIPVEKGVNDEVVGGALNLTGVLKIKVTRVGEDTFLSKMIALVQEAQGAKVPIQQLADRITNYFVPTIISLALLSAFLWYFNFDSLSDLTHSIRLMLPWSLHEIDRLSFSIFVFLTTVVIACPCALGLATPMALIVGTSLAAKKGLLIKNAEAIQTVKNVGYVLFDKTGTITYGKPRVAVENLPVDERKKVKQIIQLSTHPLSKAISEYLNTTEIIDTTDGCETINGFEEIHGKGLKAKIGTDEYFIGKPKDVSSYEEYTSRGMSIVEVCKNDIIIGFFALEDTVREDSKKAIEELKSHGIIPVMVTGDNEKTAIHVAKIVGIDEIYANVKPEEKMDIVRKYQATGKKVVMVGDGINDAAALKAADIGVAIGSGSDLAIDSADIIITKGGISKVSDVISISKATFGAIKTNLLFAFLYNVVAIPLAMIGLLHPAIAEGAMAMSSITVILNSMNIRKKFKTES, translated from the coding sequence ATGGAGCAGAAAAAGAGTTTAAAGATAACCGGAATGACTTGTGCAAATTGTGCAAGGATAGTTGAAAAATCTCTGTCAAAAGTTGATGGGGTTAAGTTTGCAGCTGTAAATTTGGCAACAAACACTGCTTTCGTTGTGTTGGAAAAAGATGTACCTGATGAAGTTCTTCAGAAAGCTGTCGAAAGTGTTGGTTACGGGGTTTCAGACGAACCTCTTGAAGCCATCGAAAAAAAAAGGCTTAAAAGAATCAAAAAGAATACATACATTTCTCTTACAATAACTATACCCCTCATGGTCCTTATGTTTCTGCACATGTCTGGAAAACACGTCCCGTTTTTCAAAGAGATAGAACTAATTTTCTCAGCGATTGTCATTTTCTATGCAGGAAGAGACACTATCCGCGGTGCAACAATTGCACTCTTGCACAAACATTCGAATATGGATACTTTGATATTTTTTGGAGCTGTAACTGCGTGGTTAACAAATGTTACTACTTACTTTGGTCTATCTATACACCCATTTGGTACGATTGGTGCAATGATAGTCTCTCTCCACCTTGTAGGAAGATATATAGAATCTACCCTTAGGGACAAAGCATCAAAACAGGTTAAGGAATTGCTGGCACTACAGTCGAAAGAGGCAAGAATAATTACAGACAAAGGCGAATTATTGGTTCCTATCGAGGCTGTTAAGGAAGGACTACTAGCTCTTGTTAAACCTGGTGAGAGAATACCCGCTGACGGAATAATTGTTGAAGGGCATTCTTCTGTCGATGAATCTATGATAACAGGTGAATCCATCCCTGTTGAAAAGGGGGTAAACGATGAAGTAGTCGGGGGAGCTTTGAATTTGACAGGTGTTTTGAAAATTAAGGTTACAAGAGTTGGTGAAGATACGTTCCTATCTAAAATGATAGCTCTTGTTCAAGAAGCACAGGGGGCAAAGGTCCCAATCCAACAACTTGCTGACAGGATAACGAATTATTTCGTCCCAACAATTATCAGTTTAGCTCTTCTAAGTGCATTTCTCTGGTATTTCAATTTTGATTCTTTAAGCGACTTAACGCATTCGATACGCTTGATGTTGCCATGGTCATTGCATGAAATTGATAGACTGTCGTTTTCAATTTTCGTCTTCTTAACAACAGTTGTCATTGCGTGTCCCTGTGCACTTGGACTTGCAACTCCGATGGCTTTGATAGTTGGAACTTCTCTTGCAGCAAAGAAAGGGCTTTTGATAAAAAACGCAGAGGCGATACAAACGGTTAAGAATGTAGGATATGTTCTTTTTGACAAAACCGGAACGATAACCTATGGAAAACCTCGTGTAGCGGTAGAGAACCTACCGGTTGACGAACGCAAAAAAGTAAAACAAATCATACAATTATCGACTCATCCTCTTTCTAAAGCCATTTCAGAGTATTTAAACACAACTGAAATAATCGACACAACTGATGGATGTGAAACAATCAACGGATTCGAAGAAATACACGGCAAGGGTTTGAAAGCAAAAATTGGAACTGACGAATACTTCATTGGAAAACCTAAGGATGTGTCGAGTTACGAAGAATACACTTCTAGAGGTATGTCCATTGTTGAAGTGTGTAAAAACGACATAATCATAGGTTTCTTCGCGTTGGAAGATACTGTTCGTGAAGATTCGAAAAAAGCTATCGAAGAACTAAAATCACATGGTATAATACCCGTGATGGTAACTGGTGATAACGAAAAAACCGCAATACATGTTGCAAAAATCGTTGGCATAGACGAAATTTATGCTAATGTAAAACCAGAAGAAAAAATGGACATTGTGAGAAAATACCAGGCAACGGGTAAGAAAGTAGTTATGGTTGGTGATGGTATTAATGATGCAGCTGCTTTGAAAGCTGCAGATATTGGGGTTGCCATCGGAAGTGGAAGTGACTTGGCGATAGATAGTGCAGATATCATAATAACAAAAGGTGGTATATCAAAAGTTTCAGATGTAATATCGATATCGAAAGCTACGTTTGGTGCAATCAAAACAAACCTTTTGTTTGCATTTTTGTATAACGTGGTGGCTATCCCCTTAGCAATGATTGGTCTTTTGCACCCAGCCATTGCAGAAGGAGCCATGGCGATGAGCTCAATAACAGTAATCTTGAATTCTATGAACATCCGAAAGAAATTCAAAACTGAAAGTTGA
- a CDS encoding heavy-metal-associated domain-containing protein translates to MAQYLLKVPDISCNHCKMRISKALEEIGETNFEIRVAQKEIVIETDSIERVVQKLEEIDYPVESATIM, encoded by the coding sequence ATGGCACAATATTTATTGAAAGTCCCTGACATTTCTTGCAATCACTGCAAAATGAGAATTTCGAAGGCACTCGAGGAAATTGGTGAAACCAACTTTGAAATTAGGGTTGCTCAGAAGGAAATTGTCATTGAAACGGATAGCATTGAGAGGGTAGTGCAAAAGCTCGAAGAAATTGATTATCCTGTAGAATCGGCAACGATCATGTAA
- a CDS encoding sensor domain-containing diguanylate cyclase gives MTIKEIFLILLFLVLIVSITLFVNEFKTQKLLKMEETLNKSLEAITELTQGLLKGILAPSYQFILEKAVEIIPGAQAGSVLIKNGDYYEFAACVGYDFAQLSKVKFKPEELAQSLDGQVKIITHLDEFDSTKIMDERQEILLKYGRISEIKAMLSVPISVENEIVAFLNLDNFEDEKAFNEFSIRIATVFANQVGVVFERIKLENELQKQKEYLEYISLRDPLTNLPNRRALENEAERMLALANREGKQVCVVYVDLKNFKPVNDRFGHKAGDYVISVVAQRLSSVMRKSDFLARVGGDEFVYLLYDCKEYVQFVERVINELEKPIQYEENTINVSANFGIAIYPKDATSFGDLLLKADVAMYYAKNNNLYFFLASNLNV, from the coding sequence TTGACTATTAAAGAAATATTCCTAATACTGCTCTTTTTGGTTCTGATTGTATCGATTACGTTATTTGTAAACGAGTTCAAAACACAAAAACTGTTAAAAATGGAAGAAACATTGAATAAATCCCTTGAAGCGATAACCGAACTGACTCAAGGGCTCCTTAAGGGTATTCTTGCTCCAAGTTATCAATTCATACTTGAAAAAGCGGTTGAAATTATTCCTGGTGCACAAGCCGGCTCTGTTTTGATTAAAAACGGAGACTACTATGAATTTGCTGCGTGTGTAGGTTACGATTTTGCTCAGTTATCGAAGGTAAAATTCAAACCTGAAGAACTTGCACAAAGCTTAGACGGGCAAGTGAAAATTATCACGCATCTTGACGAATTTGATTCTACAAAAATTATGGACGAGCGTCAGGAAATTCTTCTGAAATACGGAAGAATCTCAGAAATTAAAGCCATGCTCTCTGTTCCGATATCTGTGGAAAATGAGATAGTAGCTTTCCTTAACCTTGATAATTTTGAAGACGAAAAAGCTTTTAATGAATTTTCAATAAGAATAGCTACAGTTTTTGCCAATCAAGTTGGTGTTGTTTTCGAAAGGATAAAGCTTGAAAATGAACTACAAAAACAAAAAGAATATCTTGAATACATCTCTTTGAGAGACCCGCTCACCAACCTTCCAAATAGAAGAGCTCTTGAAAATGAAGCAGAAAGAATGCTCGCACTAGCAAATAGGGAAGGAAAACAGGTGTGCGTTGTATATGTTGATCTGAAGAATTTTAAACCCGTTAACGATAGATTTGGACATAAAGCTGGTGATTATGTTATTTCAGTGGTAGCTCAGCGACTCTCATCAGTCATGCGAAAAAGTGATTTTCTTGCAAGAGTTGGCGGAGATGAATTTGTTTATCTCCTTTACGATTGCAAGGAGTATGTTCAATTTGTAGAAAGAGTTATTAACGAACTCGAAAAACCCATACAGTATGAAGAAAATACAATAAACGTATCCGCAAATTTCGGCATAGCAATTTATCCAAAAGATGCAACATCCTTCGGTGATTTGTTATTAAAAGCCGATGTTGCTATGTACTATGCAAAAAATAACAACCTTTACTTCTTCCTCGCTTCTAACCTTAACGTTTAG
- a CDS encoding carbohydrate ABC transporter permease: MKREKITSYIITFVLLFLAIVWIYPYLWLLISSFKPAEDIFTTFLPKRLTLEHYRFIFVMANRFERPFVRAFFNSLFISSTVTFSVIFTSMLIGYAISRIRFKIGKAVFNFIIYQMLFPGFMFMIPMFILIRAFGWLNTYQALIVPSLTSSWGIFMFAQNFKSIPQDYIDAAKIDGANNFWIVLRIMLPLSRSTASIVGLFTFIGVWDNFLWPLMVMKDYKKMPLSVLLASFNHEYASYIGPVLAGAVIQTIPMVIIFLLLRNYFLQGISMSLR, translated from the coding sequence ATGAAGCGCGAGAAGATTACTTCGTACATTATAACTTTTGTTCTTTTGTTTCTTGCAATCGTTTGGATTTACCCATACCTTTGGTTGCTCATTTCGTCCTTTAAACCTGCAGAGGACATATTTACAACATTTCTCCCAAAGAGATTGACTCTGGAGCATTATCGCTTCATTTTCGTTATGGCAAACAGGTTTGAAAGACCTTTTGTCAGAGCTTTTTTTAATAGTCTTTTCATTTCGTCAACTGTGACTTTTTCTGTAATCTTCACTTCTATGCTTATAGGCTACGCTATCTCAAGGATAAGATTCAAAATTGGTAAAGCAGTATTCAATTTCATAATTTATCAAATGCTTTTCCCAGGATTTATGTTTATGATACCGATGTTTATATTGATAAGAGCCTTTGGCTGGCTGAACACATACCAAGCGTTGATTGTACCTTCTTTAACAAGTTCATGGGGTATTTTTATGTTTGCCCAGAATTTCAAAAGCATACCACAAGACTATATCGATGCCGCAAAAATAGACGGAGCGAATAATTTCTGGATTGTTTTACGTATCATGTTACCATTAAGTCGCTCAACAGCATCTATTGTAGGGTTGTTCACTTTCATAGGCGTCTGGGACAATTTCTTATGGCCCTTGATGGTAATGAAAGATTACAAAAAGATGCCTTTGTCTGTTTTACTCGCTTCTTTTAATCACGAATACGCGAGTTATATTGGACCTGTACTTGCCGGTGCCGTGATTCAAACAATACCGATGGTTATTATCTTCCTACTACTTAGAAACTATTTCTTGCAGGGGATATCAATGTCTCTAAGGTGA
- a CDS encoding 1-phosphofructokinase family hexose kinase, giving the protein MIFTLTMNPCLDRYIYVDELIVDDTIRAKKVVDYPAGKGIDVSRVIRELGGVSIAIALVGGANGRRLEEMLDKEGVIYSSIRVPQETRMNIILETSKGQYRISMPGEKIGVKKLQVVLEVLNALVRQGDVVVVSGSLPKGVAAEFYTGIIFTLKQWGATVYFDSDGDKLKAGLIGQPDYIKPNLHEFQRLIGKNVSSREEIISEARKVIEIHELKAILLTLGGEGAYFISNEKVLYTKTIKVPVKSAVGAGDSFLAGFVLKKTEGASDEEALRWANASGTAAVMTPGTRLCRKSDVEKLLEKVEVERIE; this is encoded by the coding sequence ATGATATTTACTTTAACTATGAACCCATGCCTTGATAGGTACATTTATGTTGATGAATTAATTGTGGATGATACTATCCGTGCCAAGAAAGTTGTTGATTACCCAGCAGGTAAAGGAATAGACGTTTCGCGTGTAATCAGAGAACTTGGAGGAGTATCGATAGCTATTGCGCTTGTTGGTGGAGCTAACGGTAGAAGGCTTGAAGAGATGCTTGATAAGGAAGGAGTCATATACTCATCCATACGCGTTCCTCAAGAGACGAGAATGAATATTATCTTGGAAACGAGCAAAGGGCAATATCGAATAAGTATGCCCGGTGAAAAAATAGGTGTGAAGAAATTGCAGGTTGTTTTGGAAGTGCTCAATGCCTTGGTGCGCCAGGGAGATGTTGTTGTAGTGTCCGGTAGCCTTCCAAAAGGAGTTGCAGCCGAGTTCTATACTGGAATCATCTTTACTTTAAAACAATGGGGAGCAACTGTTTACTTTGACTCTGATGGAGATAAACTAAAAGCTGGGTTGATAGGCCAACCGGATTATATTAAGCCAAATTTACACGAGTTTCAAAGATTGATAGGCAAAAATGTATCCTCTAGAGAAGAAATTATCTCAGAAGCGAGAAAGGTTATAGAAATTCACGAACTGAAAGCTATTCTTTTAACTCTTGGCGGTGAAGGTGCGTATTTTATTTCTAACGAAAAAGTATTGTACACAAAAACCATAAAGGTTCCTGTTAAAAGTGCAGTTGGCGCTGGTGATTCTTTCCTTGCGGGGTTTGTGTTGAAGAAAACAGAAGGTGCTTCTGATGAGGAAGCGTTGAGATGGGCGAACGCATCAGGAACAGCGGCAGTCATGACCCCTGGAACGAGGCTGTGTAGAAAATCCGATGTGGAAAAATTACTTGAGAAAGTGGAAGTGGAGAGAATAGAGTAG
- a CDS encoding carbohydrate ABC transporter permease, which produces MSSKFGKKERLFGYSIVLPYLAYTAIFWGYPFVWMVVLAFTKWNYFSKPKFIGLQNFLRILTDSTVLRIALNTLNFLAYLIPMVLTASLLFALALTKVRFGKTFIMLSFLVANVSSGVAYSLLFSNLFSINGPINRLLDDLFGITIPWFSNPQLAVFSICLIITWKFIGYYGLILYASLLSIPQSLYEAAELDGATKSQIFWKITLPLLNPSLITVTVLAVMLTFGIFTEPYLITGGGPMQRTITFLIYMYDTAFKRVDPSYATTVAIVTALVSYLLVMLIRKFFEKEVSFV; this is translated from the coding sequence GTGAGTTCGAAATTTGGTAAAAAAGAACGGTTGTTCGGTTATTCCATAGTGCTCCCATATTTAGCTTATACTGCCATTTTTTGGGGCTATCCATTTGTATGGATGGTAGTCCTTGCATTCACAAAGTGGAACTATTTCTCCAAACCGAAGTTTATAGGACTGCAGAATTTTTTAAGAATACTCACAGACAGTACTGTTTTAAGAATTGCTCTTAACACCCTGAACTTCCTGGCATACTTGATTCCAATGGTATTAACCGCTTCTTTACTCTTCGCTCTTGCGCTGACAAAAGTCAGGTTTGGAAAAACATTTATAATGCTAAGCTTTTTGGTAGCTAATGTATCTTCCGGAGTTGCCTATTCACTTTTATTTTCAAATCTCTTCTCAATAAATGGACCCATCAACAGATTGCTGGATGATTTATTCGGTATCACTATTCCGTGGTTTTCAAATCCACAGCTAGCTGTCTTTTCGATTTGTCTTATAATTACATGGAAGTTTATAGGATATTACGGTCTGATTCTTTACGCTAGTCTTTTGTCAATTCCCCAATCTTTGTACGAAGCAGCGGAGCTTGACGGAGCAACTAAAAGCCAGATATTCTGGAAAATTACATTACCTCTGCTTAATCCATCGCTTATAACTGTGACAGTCCTTGCCGTAATGCTCACTTTTGGAATTTTCACGGAACCGTACTTAATAACTGGTGGCGGCCCTATGCAGAGAACAATAACATTCCTGATTTATATGTATGATACGGCTTTTAAAAGAGTTGATCCATCATATGCAACTACGGTAGCGATTGTGACAGCTTTGGTGAGTTATCTCTTGGTTATGTTAATTCGTAAGTTCTTTGAGAAAGAAGTGAGCTTTGTATGA
- a CDS encoding iron-containing alcohol dehydrogenase: MFEKKVNIYNVFELRCKTTCYFGVGAIDKMGDISEYLSKHGMRKVIVVTDPVAYKVTGAWDVVTKYFNEFGIEYVLYDKVTPNPTVEQIDEATKLGKDFGAQVVFGIGGGSPIDTAKSVAVLLEYEGKTGEELYEGKFTPEKAKPIIAINTTHGTGTEVDRFAVASILEKEYKPAIAYDCIYPVFSIDDPQLMVTLPYKQTLYTTIDALNHITEASTTLARNPYSILLAKETVRLIATYLPQALSNPNDLNARYWLLYASAIAGISFDNGLLHFTHALEHPLSAVKPDLAHGLGLAMLLPAVVKEIYPFVAEILAEVFEPIVPGLEGKPGEAEKIAKGIEDWLFNMGLTEKLQDVGFSEEHVEKLTELAMTTPSLGLLLSQAPVKAEKEVISRIYRNSLRRM; encoded by the coding sequence ATGTTTGAGAAGAAGGTAAACATCTACAACGTCTTTGAGTTAAGATGCAAAACAACATGCTATTTTGGTGTAGGTGCGATAGATAAAATGGGGGATATTTCTGAGTATCTTTCAAAACATGGGATGAGAAAAGTAATTGTTGTAACGGACCCTGTTGCATACAAAGTTACTGGAGCATGGGATGTTGTGACAAAATACTTCAACGAATTTGGCATAGAATACGTTCTGTATGATAAGGTTACACCAAATCCAACAGTTGAACAGATTGATGAAGCAACGAAACTTGGAAAGGATTTTGGTGCACAAGTGGTGTTTGGTATAGGTGGAGGTAGTCCGATAGACACAGCAAAAAGTGTTGCAGTGCTTTTGGAATACGAAGGGAAAACGGGAGAGGAACTTTACGAAGGAAAATTCACCCCAGAAAAGGCTAAGCCAATTATTGCTATTAACACAACACATGGCACAGGAACTGAAGTGGACAGATTTGCTGTTGCCTCGATACTTGAGAAAGAATACAAACCAGCAATTGCTTACGACTGCATTTACCCAGTCTTTTCTATTGATGACCCGCAACTAATGGTTACACTCCCATACAAACAAACACTTTACACAACTATTGATGCACTTAATCACATCACAGAAGCATCGACAACGCTTGCAAGAAACCCATACTCCATACTCTTAGCAAAGGAAACCGTCAGACTTATTGCAACATACTTGCCACAGGCACTCAGCAATCCAAACGACCTTAATGCAAGATATTGGCTACTTTACGCATCAGCTATCGCTGGCATTTCTTTCGATAATGGATTACTCCACTTCACTCACGCACTCGAACACCCACTTAGCGCAGTAAAACCAGACCTTGCACACGGACTTGGACTTGCAATGCTACTTCCGGCAGTTGTAAAAGAGATTTATCCCTTTGTTGCAGAGATTCTCGCAGAAGTTTTCGAACCGATAGTTCCAGGTCTTGAAGGAAAGCCAGGAGAAGCAGAAAAAATAGCAAAAGGAATTGAAGACTGGCTTTTCAATATGGGATTAACAGAAAAACTTCAAGATGTTGGTTTCAGCGAAGAACATGTTGAAAAACTTACAGAGCTTGCTATGACTACTCCATCTTTGGGATTGCTTCTTAGCCAAGCACCAGTAAAAGCAGAAAAAGAGGTAATATCAAGAATATATAGAAACTCTTTGAGGAGAATGTGA